A single window of Pontibacillus chungwhensis DNA harbors:
- the hisH gene encoding imidazole glycerol phosphate synthase subunit HisH — MIGIIDYGMGNLFSVSKALERLDVPYVLTDDPEQLAQCEGLILPGVGAFPDAMKSLEETGMKEFILSKVGNGKPLLGICLGMQLLFDESEEGGFTEGLGLLPGSIVRFTGKDADGNRFKVPHMGWNHLDQHQPKSPLLDSIEDGYVYFVHSYYAQAKQQEDIIASARYETEVPAVVGRANVFGAQFHPEKSGKTGMTILRNFCNLVQERGDES; from the coding sequence AACGTTTAGACGTTCCGTATGTTCTAACAGACGACCCGGAGCAGTTAGCTCAATGTGAAGGGTTGATCCTTCCTGGTGTAGGCGCATTCCCTGATGCGATGAAGTCCCTTGAAGAAACAGGGATGAAAGAATTTATTCTATCTAAAGTAGGAAACGGGAAGCCGTTACTAGGCATCTGTTTAGGTATGCAGCTTCTGTTTGATGAAAGTGAAGAAGGCGGCTTTACAGAAGGTTTAGGGTTGCTGCCAGGCAGTATTGTTCGCTTCACCGGTAAAGATGCTGACGGGAATCGTTTCAAGGTTCCTCATATGGGTTGGAATCACCTGGACCAGCACCAACCGAAATCCCCCCTTCTCGACTCAATCGAAGATGGTTATGTATACTTTGTACATTCCTATTATGCTCAAGCTAAGCAACAGGAAGACATCATTGCAAGTGCCAGATACGAAACAGAGGTCCCTGCCGTTGTAGGACGAGCGAATGTGTTTGGGGCCCAGTTCCACCCGGAGAAGAGTGGCAAAACGGGAATGACGATCTTACGTAACTTCTGTAACCTTGTCCAAGAGAGAGGAGACGAATCATGA
- the hisA gene encoding 1-(5-phosphoribosyl)-5-[(5-phosphoribosylamino)methylideneamino]imidazole-4-carboxamide isomerase produces the protein MSSFTIYPAIDMKNGKCVRLEQGDFDKETIYGDSPFEVAKGFKDQGAEWIHMVDLDGAKEGKRINADHILSVVNELSVKVQMGGGIRNKEDAAYYLDRGVDRVIIGSLAISNPELTKELVAEYGSKIAIGLDARDGYVATDGWLTKSDRTAVEVGQYFAEAGVETFIYTDISKDGMMSGPSTDQIVDLAKQTGKEVIASGGVRNIADLVELKRYENQNVGGAIVGKAIYTKELPLRQALDEVNS, from the coding sequence ATGAGTTCATTTACAATCTATCCAGCAATTGATATGAAAAACGGAAAATGTGTACGGTTAGAACAAGGAGATTTCGATAAAGAGACCATCTATGGTGACTCTCCATTTGAAGTAGCAAAAGGTTTTAAAGACCAGGGCGCTGAGTGGATCCATATGGTTGATTTAGATGGTGCCAAAGAAGGCAAGCGAATTAATGCTGACCATATTCTGAGCGTTGTAAACGAGCTATCTGTAAAGGTGCAGATGGGAGGAGGCATCCGGAATAAAGAGGATGCTGCCTATTACTTAGATCGAGGTGTGGATCGGGTTATTATCGGGAGTTTGGCGATTTCTAATCCTGAATTAACAAAAGAGCTAGTCGCTGAGTATGGAAGCAAAATTGCGATTGGCTTAGATGCTCGAGATGGGTATGTGGCAACTGATGGCTGGCTTACAAAATCGGATCGAACAGCCGTTGAAGTTGGCCAGTACTTTGCAGAAGCAGGAGTGGAAACGTTCATTTATACGGATATCTCTAAGGATGGTATGATGAGTGGTCCTAGTACAGATCAAATCGTTGATTTAGCGAAGCAAACGGGGAAAGAAGTCATCGCTTCAGGTGGTGTCAGGAACATTGCTGATCTTGTGGAACTAAAGAGATATGAGAATCAAAATGTTGGCGGTGCGATCGTAGGCAAAGCCATTTATACAAAAGAACTTCCCCTGCGACAAGCCTTAGATGAGGTGAATTCGTAG
- the hisF gene encoding imidazole glycerol phosphate synthase subunit HisF, with amino-acid sequence MLTKRIIPCLDVKDGRVVKGIQFVQIRDAGDPVELATVYDEQGADELVFLDISASHEGRKTMIEVVREVAGTLAIPFTVGGGIGSLEDMRAILRAGADKVSLNSAAVRKPELITEGSNFFGAQCIVVAIDARFDESIGSWRVYTHGGRNATEWEVCDWAKHVVERGAGEILLTSMDQDGEKTGFDLGLLKAVQQVVDVPVIASGGAGNAEHFVDVFNEVDADAALAASIFHYKETSVQKVKEELRENGVHVR; translated from the coding sequence GTGCTCACAAAAAGGATTATCCCATGTTTAGATGTAAAAGACGGGCGTGTGGTAAAAGGAATTCAATTTGTCCAGATCCGTGATGCAGGCGATCCGGTCGAACTGGCTACGGTCTATGATGAGCAGGGCGCTGATGAGCTTGTATTTCTAGATATTTCAGCTTCACATGAAGGACGTAAAACCATGATTGAAGTCGTTAGAGAAGTAGCAGGAACACTCGCGATCCCTTTCACTGTCGGCGGCGGAATTGGTTCGCTTGAGGATATGCGGGCTATCTTGAGAGCTGGGGCGGATAAAGTTTCCTTAAATTCTGCAGCGGTCCGTAAGCCTGAACTTATAACAGAAGGATCAAATTTCTTCGGAGCGCAATGTATTGTTGTGGCCATAGATGCTCGCTTCGATGAATCCATCGGCTCTTGGCGCGTCTATACGCACGGTGGTAGAAATGCCACGGAATGGGAAGTGTGCGATTGGGCTAAGCACGTCGTCGAACGTGGGGCCGGAGAAATACTATTAACAAGTATGGATCAAGACGGCGAGAAAACTGGATTTGACTTAGGGCTCCTTAAGGCCGTGCAGCAAGTGGTCGATGTCCCGGTTATCGCTTCAGGTGGTGCAGGCAACGCGGAGCATTTCGTTGATGTATTTAATGAAGTAGATGCGGATGCTGCTTTAGCTGCTTCGATCTTCCACTACAAAGAAACATCTGTTCAAAAGGTAAAAGAAGAACTTAGAGAAAATGGGGTGCATGTACGATGA
- the trxB gene encoding thioredoxin-disulfide reductase, which translates to MSEETIYDVIIAGAGPAGMTAAVYTSRANLNTLMIERGIPGGQMANTEEVENYPGYEHILGPDLSNKMFDHAKKFGAEYAYGDIKEIIDGKEYKTVRAGNKEYKARSIIIGTGAQYKALGVPGESELGGRGVSYCAVCDGAFFKNKELVVVGGGDSAVEEGVYLTRFASKVTIVHRRDSLRAQQILQQRAFDNDKIDFIWDTEVTKINDQNGKVGSVSLVNNKTGEEYDKPIDGVFIYIGMIPLSKPFESIGITNENGYIETNEKMETKVPGIFAAGDIREKELRQIVTATGDGSIAAQSAQHYIENLLEEIGEA; encoded by the coding sequence GTGAGCGAAGAAACGATCTACGATGTAATCATCGCAGGTGCTGGCCCGGCAGGTATGACAGCAGCTGTTTACACTTCTCGTGCAAACTTAAACACACTTATGATTGAACGCGGAATTCCAGGCGGACAAATGGCTAATACCGAAGAAGTAGAGAACTACCCAGGGTATGAGCACATTTTAGGTCCGGATCTTTCAAATAAAATGTTTGATCACGCTAAGAAATTTGGAGCGGAATATGCCTACGGTGATATTAAAGAAATCATCGATGGAAAAGAATATAAAACGGTGAGAGCCGGTAACAAAGAGTACAAAGCTCGTTCGATCATCATCGGAACAGGTGCTCAATACAAAGCTTTAGGTGTCCCTGGCGAATCAGAGCTTGGTGGACGTGGAGTTTCCTATTGTGCTGTATGTGATGGTGCGTTCTTTAAGAATAAAGAATTAGTCGTTGTGGGTGGCGGTGACTCTGCGGTTGAAGAAGGGGTTTATTTAACTCGCTTCGCAAGCAAAGTAACCATCGTTCACCGTCGTGATTCACTACGTGCTCAGCAAATCCTGCAGCAACGTGCCTTTGACAATGACAAGATTGACTTCATTTGGGACACAGAAGTGACTAAAATCAACGACCAAAATGGGAAAGTAGGAAGCGTTTCTCTTGTGAATAACAAGACAGGCGAAGAGTACGATAAACCAATTGATGGTGTATTCATTTATATCGGAATGATTCCTTTAAGCAAACCATTTGAATCGATCGGCATCACAAACGAAAATGGCTATATCGAAACAAATGAAAAAATGGAAACAAAAGTGCCAGGAATCTTCGCTGCCGGAGATATCCGTGAAAAGGAACTTCGCCAAATCGTAACCGCTACAGGGGACGGTAGTATTGCGGCTCAGTCAGCTCAGCACTATATCGAGAATCTGTTAGAGGAAATTGGCGAAGCATAA
- the hisIE gene encoding bifunctional phosphoribosyl-AMP cyclohydrolase/phosphoribosyl-ATP diphosphatase HisIE, with the protein MNVEAIQFDEKGLVPAIIQDARSKEVLTLAYMNEEAVRKSVVTGETHLYSRSRQELWHKGATSGNTQSIQSMKYDCDQDAVLLQVIPEGPACHKGDYSCFHETVYGNESVAKSNRYQILDDLQSTLAERLATLPEGSYTSQLFQEGVDRILKKVGEEAGEVIIAAKNNDPEELTWETADLLFHTLMLLTERGVPFDDVLGALEGRNRKK; encoded by the coding sequence ATGAATGTAGAGGCGATCCAATTTGATGAAAAAGGGCTAGTACCAGCGATTATACAAGATGCACGTAGTAAAGAAGTTCTGACTCTTGCTTATATGAATGAAGAGGCAGTTCGAAAATCGGTAGTGACTGGAGAAACACACTTATACAGCCGTTCTCGTCAGGAGTTATGGCATAAAGGAGCTACATCCGGGAATACTCAGTCTATCCAATCAATGAAATATGACTGTGATCAGGACGCCGTTTTGCTTCAGGTCATTCCGGAAGGGCCGGCTTGTCATAAAGGGGATTACTCCTGTTTCCACGAGACGGTATATGGAAACGAGTCGGTTGCGAAGAGCAATCGTTATCAAATTTTAGATGATCTACAGAGTACGTTGGCAGAGCGTTTAGCAACGTTGCCGGAGGGTTCTTATACTTCTCAGCTGTTTCAGGAGGGTGTAGACCGTATTCTGAAAAAAGTTGGCGAAGAAGCTGGAGAAGTGATCATCGCGGCCAAAAACAATGATCCTGAAGAGTTAACATGGGAAACGGCAGATCTGTTATTCCACACGCTGATGCTTCTGACTGAACGAGGTGTTCCATTCGATGATGTTCTTGGAGCCTTAGAAGGAAGAAATCGTAAAAAGTAA
- a CDS encoding tetratricopeptide repeat protein has translation MHTSNNNTGEAVVDNIIPFTPEGEFYFTKGVRAFRKREFGKASKWLRRAVELSPKQPVYQCQLSVVHTETGEYHTANQILMNVLADFGHEYVDCYYLISNNYAHLGLFQDAKKYAKEYLNKAPEGDFKEEAEQLISVLDIEEEEDEDDDWAFEEEDELMMHQESAFYYMERQQWKEALPVLEDMIRLFPDFVSAKHDYAVCLFFAGDEQEAIELEEERHEREPLSLHSMCNLAVFYYQQGRIEESQAHIQKLRNVYPIGEQQKLRVAATLTQVGEYEAAYDRFCRLEKGKLKGHLSYYKWFSIAAYHTGEPSKALSLWEEGCTRHPNLAEQGGPWQEG, from the coding sequence ATGCATACTTCAAACAACAATACTGGAGAAGCTGTAGTTGATAATATAATCCCGTTTACACCTGAAGGGGAATTTTATTTCACTAAAGGTGTTCGTGCATTCAGAAAGCGAGAATTTGGAAAGGCTTCTAAGTGGTTGCGTCGAGCAGTCGAGCTTTCTCCGAAACAGCCTGTATATCAGTGTCAGCTTTCTGTTGTGCATACAGAGACAGGGGAATATCATACAGCTAATCAGATTTTAATGAACGTATTAGCAGATTTCGGACATGAATATGTCGATTGTTATTACCTTATTTCGAATAATTATGCTCATTTAGGATTGTTTCAGGATGCGAAGAAATATGCGAAAGAATATTTAAATAAAGCGCCTGAAGGCGATTTTAAAGAAGAAGCAGAGCAATTAATCTCTGTTTTGGATATAGAGGAAGAAGAGGACGAAGACGACGATTGGGCATTTGAAGAAGAAGATGAACTCATGATGCATCAAGAATCAGCTTTCTATTATATGGAGCGTCAGCAATGGAAAGAAGCTTTGCCGGTTTTAGAAGATATGATTCGCTTATTCCCTGATTTCGTTTCGGCTAAACATGATTATGCCGTATGTCTCTTTTTCGCGGGTGACGAGCAAGAAGCAATAGAGCTAGAGGAAGAGCGGCACGAGCGTGAACCGTTATCCCTTCACTCCATGTGTAACCTGGCTGTGTTCTATTACCAGCAGGGCAGAATAGAAGAAAGTCAGGCACACATACAAAAACTTCGAAATGTGTATCCTATTGGTGAACAACAAAAACTTCGTGTAGCGGCCACTTTAACCCAGGTAGGGGAATATGAAGCTGCTTATGATCGTTTTTGTCGGTTAGAAAAAGGAAAGCTGAAAGGCCACTTATCTTATTATAAATGGTTTAGTATTGCAGCCTACCACACCGGAGAACCTTCTAAGGCGTTAAGCCTATGGGAAGAAGGATGCACAAGGCACCCAAATCTAGCAGAACAAGGCGGACCGTGGCAAGAAGGGTAA